From the Nitrospira sp. genome, one window contains:
- a CDS encoding IS3 family transposase has translation AEIAEYIEMFYNRTRRHSHLKGVSPEAFEAVSNRA, from the coding sequence AGCCGAGATCGCCGAGTACATCGAGATGTTCTATAATCGCACCCGCCGACACAGTCATCTGAAGGGGGTCAGTCCGGAGGCGTTTGAAGCCGTGTCAAACCGGGCTTAA